In Halomicrobium zhouii, the sequence CACCACTGTCTCACTATCGTTCTCTCGAAGGTACCGGACCAGCAGCAAGAGTCCGAACATCTTCCGCCGCCACGAACCGTCGAGCCTGTCCTGAAACTTCGCGACGATGTCGGGGCTCGGCGCTATCGCATCGAACGTCGCGAGCGTGAACTCGGTTGCGACGAACTCGCCGAGCAGGGCGGTGGCGAGCCACGACTTCCCGGTTCCGGTGGGCTCGTGCACCAGGACTCCGTGCGTCTGGACGACGCTGGCGGGCTCGACCAGCGGGTCGATGACCGCCGGTTCGAGGAGGGCGATATCGTCGACCAGTCCTGCCGTGTCGTCGAACGTCGTGATTGGAGGGCCACGAACGTCAGCGGGGACCGTCTGTCGGGCCGGCGTCGTCGGCGTCACTGGTCGCTTCGTCGCCCGATTCCTCGTCGGTCGGCGTGGCATCGCCCGTGGTGACTGTGTGGGACGTCCTCGATACTGCTTGTCGCCCTGTCCGCTACGTGTGTGCCACGCCGACTGGACGGGACGGCCCAGATGGCCGGACGAGCCCAGTA encodes:
- a CDS encoding ATP-binding protein → MTPTTPARQTVPADVRGPPITTFDDTAGLVDDIALLEPAVIDPLVEPASVVQTHGVLVHEPTGTGKSWLATALLGEFVATEFTLATFDAIAPSPDIVAKFQDRLDGSWRRKMFGLLLLVRYLRENDSETVVECRHCGTGVDLSAGRCSTCGHDGIARDEIE